Proteins from a genomic interval of Niabella soli DSM 19437:
- a CDS encoding DUF5683 domain-containing protein, giving the protein MLLPNKKLLLLLLLFCFDGIIAAQTTASIGLIREEQSDAFSIRQQLPLSGDKWKTDASYSDSVAEKRQRYRDPGKAAFRSAALPGWGQVYNRRIWKVPVIYAGLGITAGLFVDNLKWFKRFQYACSVADNIQNKKDSLSGPNFAKVYKTLKAPFFTDNGIDLAGLKSYRGQSRQYMDNSLAGFLLVWVLNVVDATVDAHLSSFDVSPGLSLKISPSLLNENNIGMSLAVQLK; this is encoded by the coding sequence ATGCTATTACCCAATAAAAAATTACTGCTGTTACTGCTGCTTTTTTGTTTCGATGGAATTATCGCGGCGCAAACCACTGCTTCAATAGGCTTGATTCGTGAAGAACAGTCCGATGCTTTTTCAATAAGACAACAATTGCCTTTATCAGGCGACAAATGGAAAACCGATGCCTCCTATTCAGATAGTGTGGCTGAAAAACGCCAGCGCTACCGTGATCCGGGAAAAGCAGCATTCCGTTCCGCCGCTTTGCCGGGGTGGGGCCAGGTATATAATCGCCGAATCTGGAAGGTTCCTGTTATTTATGCAGGGTTGGGCATCACTGCCGGCCTTTTTGTTGATAATTTAAAATGGTTCAAGCGCTTTCAATATGCCTGTTCCGTTGCGGACAATATTCAAAACAAGAAGGATAGTCTTAGTGGTCCAAACTTTGCCAAAGTCTATAAAACACTCAAAGCTCCTTTTTTTACCGATAATGGAATTGACCTCGCCGGACTTAAAAGTTACCGTGGGCAGTCCCGGCAATATATGGATAATTCGCTTGCAGGCTTTTTGCTGGTTTGGGTGTTGAATGTGGTGGATGCCACAGTAGATGCGCATTTGAGCAGTTTCGACGTTTCTCCCGGGCTTTCATTGAAAATAAGTCCTTCCCTTTTAAATGAGAATAATATAGGAATGTCGCTGGCGGTACAGTTAAAATAA
- a CDS encoding calcium:proton antiporter gives MKSLALPFWTLLAPVLAWIAYFAIGGMAGTLPSVLLSVVLIAGVLAAVHHAEVVAHRVGEPFGTIILALAVTVIEVSLLVSLMSSGGEKTAALARDTVFAAIMIILTFIIGICILVGGVKFREQFVTKHAATSALVALTAILVLTLVLPNYTISRPGPQYTNPQLIFAAVVSLIIYASFIMIQSVRHRDYFLPKDEKGNLNDAEDTHATPPSDKTTFTSLFLLIACLGAVVLLAKKLSPSLEAGVASIGAPNSLVGIIIAMIVLLPECIAAIQAARKDRLQTSMNLALGSALASIGLTIPAVAIYTLFSHTTVLLGIDTTSTVLLILSIFTVMLSLVTGKTNVLYGVVLLTIFAAYLFLNIFP, from the coding sequence ATGAAATCACTGGCACTGCCCTTCTGGACCCTCCTGGCGCCCGTTTTAGCCTGGATAGCTTATTTTGCCATAGGCGGGATGGCGGGCACGCTTCCCTCCGTGCTTCTGTCCGTGGTGCTCATTGCAGGAGTACTGGCCGCCGTGCATCATGCAGAAGTGGTAGCACACCGGGTGGGCGAACCTTTTGGTACCATTATACTGGCGCTGGCCGTGACCGTAATCGAGGTATCCCTGTTGGTTTCCCTCATGTCTTCCGGTGGTGAAAAAACAGCGGCGCTGGCGCGTGATACTGTTTTTGCCGCCATTATGATCATCCTCACTTTTATCATAGGCATTTGTATTCTGGTAGGCGGGGTCAAATTCAGGGAACAATTTGTAACCAAGCACGCCGCCACCTCTGCCCTGGTAGCCCTTACCGCCATATTAGTATTAACGCTGGTGTTACCCAACTATACCATCAGCCGCCCCGGCCCCCAATATACCAACCCGCAGTTGATCTTTGCAGCCGTAGTAAGTCTTATTATTTACGCAAGCTTTATCATGATACAGTCCGTGCGGCACCGCGATTATTTTTTGCCCAAAGACGAAAAGGGTAATCTTAATGATGCCGAAGATACGCATGCCACGCCCCCGTCTGATAAAACCACTTTCACCAGCCTGTTTTTGCTGATTGCCTGTTTGGGGGCCGTAGTGTTACTGGCCAAAAAGCTGTCTCCCTCACTGGAAGCAGGCGTTGCCTCCATTGGCGCGCCCAATTCATTGGTCGGGATCATCATTGCCATGATCGTATTATTACCGGAATGCATTGCTGCCATACAGGCCGCCCGGAAAGACCGGTTGCAGACCAGCATGAACCTTGCGTTAGGTTCTGCACTGGCCAGCATCGGGCTTACCATTCCTGCCGTTGCCATCTATACCTTATTCAGCCACACCACGGTACTGCTCGGAATAGACACTACGTCCACGGTATTGCTGATCCTTTCCATTTTTACTGTAATGCTTTCATTGGTGACCGGCAAAACAAATGTATTATACGGGGTGGTGCTGCTTACCATTTTTGCAGCCTATTTATTCCTGAATATTTTTCCGTGA
- the kdsA gene encoding 3-deoxy-8-phosphooctulonate synthase → MQAFLKDLFKDQQYDPENFFLLAGPCVVESEDLVMTVADKVSGICKNLGIPYVFKSSYRKANRTSAGSFTGIGDTAALELLKKVRDTCHLPVVSDIHAHEEAAIAAQYIDMLQIPAFLSRQTDLLEAAAKTGKIVNIKKGQFLSGPAMQFAVDKVKQAGNDKVLLTDRGNTFGYQDLVVDFRNIPWMKEHGAPVVMDCTHSLQQPNQTSGVTGGNPALIGTIAKAAIATGADGLFIETHPNPAVAKSDGANMLQLDYLEPLLEQLVKIRKAILPVG, encoded by the coding sequence ATGCAAGCATTTCTTAAAGACCTTTTTAAAGACCAGCAATATGATCCTGAGAATTTCTTCCTCCTGGCAGGGCCTTGTGTAGTAGAAAGTGAGGACCTGGTAATGACGGTGGCCGATAAGGTCAGCGGCATTTGTAAAAACCTGGGCATCCCCTATGTTTTTAAATCTTCCTACCGGAAGGCCAACCGGACCAGCGCCGGATCTTTTACCGGGATAGGCGATACCGCCGCCCTTGAATTGTTGAAAAAAGTACGGGACACCTGCCATCTGCCGGTTGTTAGTGACATTCATGCGCATGAGGAAGCAGCTATTGCGGCGCAATACATCGACATGTTGCAGATACCTGCCTTCCTGAGCCGGCAAACGGACCTGCTGGAAGCGGCCGCAAAAACCGGAAAGATCGTGAACATCAAAAAGGGGCAGTTTTTGAGCGGGCCCGCTATGCAATTTGCGGTGGATAAAGTAAAACAGGCGGGAAACGACAAAGTGCTGCTTACTGACAGAGGCAATACTTTCGGATACCAGGATCTTGTGGTAGACTTCCGCAATATTCCCTGGATGAAAGAGCACGGAGCACCTGTGGTGATGGACTGTACCCATAGCCTGCAGCAACCCAACCAAACCAGCGGCGTAACCGGTGGAAATCCTGCATTGATCGGCACCATTGCCAAAGCCGCCATTGCAACGGGCGCGGATGGTTTGTTTATTGAAACCCATCCCAACCCGGCAGTTGCCAAAAGCGATGGAGCAAACATGTTGCAACTGGACTACCTGGAACCTTTACTGGAACAATTAGTGAAGATCAGAAAAGCGATCCTGCCGGTTGGTTAA
- a CDS encoding NAD-dependent epimerase/dehydratase family protein codes for MTKDKILVIGASGQIGVELTMALREIYGNNNVVASDLREENPLLKGSGPYVSIDVMNKEMLHVQVIRQNITQIYLLAAILSATGEKNPGLAWHLNMQGLLNVLDIAREENIQKVYWPSSIAVFGPTSPRQNCPQQTIIEPTTVYGISKYAGEFWCNYYNMKYGVDVRSIRYPGLISYKSAPGGGTTDYAVEIFHDALEDKKYESFLNEDTYLPMMYMPDAIRATIELMEAPKDRISVRTSYNVAGISFSPKEIAAEIKKHIPDFEITYKPDYRQQIANSWPQSIDDTVARNDWGWKHEYDLAAITDDMLKNLPELIK; via the coding sequence ATGACAAAAGACAAGATCCTGGTTATTGGTGCTTCCGGCCAAATTGGCGTTGAGCTAACGATGGCGCTAAGGGAAATTTACGGCAATAACAACGTGGTGGCATCCGACCTGCGGGAAGAAAATCCGCTGTTAAAAGGATCGGGCCCTTATGTGAGTATCGACGTAATGAATAAGGAAATGCTGCATGTACAGGTGATCCGTCAGAATATTACACAGATCTATTTGCTGGCGGCCATCCTTTCTGCTACAGGGGAGAAAAACCCGGGGTTGGCCTGGCACCTGAATATGCAGGGGTTGTTGAACGTGTTGGACATTGCAAGGGAGGAAAATATCCAGAAAGTATACTGGCCCTCTTCCATAGCGGTTTTTGGCCCTACTTCGCCAAGGCAAAACTGCCCGCAGCAAACCATCATTGAGCCTACAACGGTTTATGGTATCAGCAAATATGCGGGGGAGTTCTGGTGTAATTATTACAATATGAAGTATGGCGTGGATGTAAGAAGCATCCGCTATCCCGGATTGATTTCTTATAAATCGGCGCCGGGCGGTGGTACCACGGATTACGCCGTGGAAATTTTTCATGACGCGCTGGAAGATAAAAAATATGAAAGCTTTTTAAATGAAGATACTTATCTGCCGATGATGTATATGCCGGATGCCATACGCGCTACCATCGAATTAATGGAAGCTCCGAAGGACCGGATCTCGGTGCGTACTTCTTATAACGTTGCAGGGATCAGTTTTTCACCCAAAGAAATTGCAGCCGAAATAAAAAAGCATATTCCCGATTTTGAAATAACGTATAAACCGGATTACCGGCAACAGATCGCCAACAGTTGGCCGCAAAGTATCGATGATACAGTGGCGCGCAACGACTGGGGCTGGAAGCATGAATATGACCTTGCCGCTATTACCGATGATATGCTGAAAAATTTGCCGGAGCTGATAAAGTAA
- the sucC gene encoding ADP-forming succinate--CoA ligase subunit beta — MNLHEYQAKELLKKYNVPVQEGYACSSVQEAEEAYRKIKTDTGSKFAVVKAQIHAGGRGKGTIKETGINGVKVAKSMEDVEAFAKGILGGTLVTVQTGPAGKVVNKIFVGQDMYYDGPSERQEFYLSILLDRSKGENVIMYSTEGGMSIEDVAHETPEKIFKEWVHPSGRLLGFQARKIAFNLGLSGVAFKNCVKFVTNLYDAYVGLDCSMLEINPLFKAADDKIIAVDCKMNIDDNAMIRHADLVALRDVTEEDPTEVEAGKYNLNFVKLDGNVGCMVNGAGLAMATMDMIKLSGGEPANFLDVGGTANAQTVEAGFKIIMKDPAVKAILINIFGGIVRCDRVAAGVIEAYKNMGNINIPIIVRLQGTNAEEAKKLIDESGLKVESAILLSEAADLVKKAVA; from the coding sequence ATGAATCTTCATGAATATCAGGCCAAAGAATTATTAAAAAAATACAACGTTCCGGTGCAGGAAGGTTATGCCTGCAGTTCTGTGCAGGAAGCCGAAGAAGCGTACCGCAAGATCAAAACCGATACCGGGAGCAAGTTTGCTGTGGTTAAAGCACAGATCCATGCCGGCGGCCGGGGAAAAGGAACCATCAAGGAAACAGGCATTAACGGGGTAAAAGTGGCAAAATCCATGGAAGATGTTGAGGCTTTTGCCAAGGGCATCCTGGGTGGCACACTGGTAACCGTACAAACCGGGCCTGCGGGAAAAGTGGTAAATAAGATCTTTGTTGGCCAGGATATGTATTATGATGGCCCTTCTGAAAGGCAGGAATTTTACCTTTCGATTTTGCTGGACAGAAGCAAGGGAGAAAATGTGATTATGTACAGCACAGAGGGCGGCATGAGCATTGAAGATGTAGCGCATGAAACACCGGAGAAAATTTTTAAAGAATGGGTGCATCCTTCCGGGCGCTTACTGGGTTTCCAGGCAAGAAAAATCGCCTTTAACCTGGGACTTTCAGGTGTGGCGTTTAAAAACTGTGTGAAGTTTGTCACCAATTTATATGACGCTTATGTAGGACTGGATTGCAGCATGCTGGAAATTAATCCCCTGTTTAAAGCTGCAGACGACAAGATCATTGCGGTGGATTGTAAAATGAATATTGATGATAACGCCATGATCCGCCATGCAGACCTGGTAGCGCTGCGCGATGTTACAGAAGAAGACCCTACAGAAGTGGAAGCAGGCAAATACAATCTGAACTTTGTAAAACTGGATGGTAATGTAGGCTGTATGGTGAACGGCGCCGGTTTGGCGATGGCTACTATGGATATGATCAAATTAAGCGGTGGCGAGCCGGCTAACTTTTTGGACGTTGGCGGTACCGCTAATGCACAAACCGTTGAAGCCGGTTTTAAGATCATTATGAAAGACCCGGCGGTTAAAGCGATCCTGATCAATATTTTTGGAGGGATCGTACGGTGCGACCGGGTGGCCGCGGGTGTTATTGAGGCCTATAAAAATATGGGTAATATCAATATCCCCATCATTGTGCGCCTGCAGGGCACCAATGCGGAAGAGGCTAAAAAACTGATCGACGAAAGCGGATTAAAAGTAGAATCAGCAATATTATTAAGCGAAGCAGCGGATTTAGTGAAGAAAGCGGTTGCTTAA
- a CDS encoding purine-nucleoside phosphorylase, whose translation MAASIIGQVAETVAFLKTVYPAAPEVGIVLGSGLGNFAQHIQVEKEVAYTEIPNFPVSTVKGHSGKLIFGSLAGKKVVAMAGRFHFYEGYTPQEVVFPIRVFQQLGIKQLLLSNAAGGVNPGFAVGDIMIITDHISFGTPNPLIGKNIDEWGTRFPDMSEPYKKELVARAREICSEAKIEVREGVYYAVTGPTFETRAEYKMIHILGADAVGMSTVQETIVANHMGLEVFAVSIITDLGIRDEENTITHEEVLEAARQAEPKLAHLFTQMVARA comes from the coding sequence ATGGCAGCGTCAATAATCGGGCAGGTAGCCGAAACCGTGGCATTTTTAAAAACAGTTTATCCGGCTGCTCCGGAAGTGGGAATTGTACTGGGGAGCGGACTGGGAAATTTTGCCCAGCACATACAGGTCGAAAAGGAAGTAGCATATACCGAAATTCCGAATTTCCCGGTTTCAACAGTGAAAGGCCATTCCGGCAAACTGATCTTTGGCAGTCTTGCGGGTAAGAAAGTGGTTGCCATGGCCGGCCGCTTTCATTTTTACGAAGGCTACACCCCGCAGGAAGTGGTTTTCCCGATAAGAGTATTCCAACAACTCGGCATTAAACAACTGCTGCTGAGTAATGCTGCCGGTGGCGTAAATCCGGGGTTCGCCGTGGGCGACATTATGATCATTACCGATCATATCAGCTTTGGAACCCCTAATCCGCTTATTGGCAAAAATATCGACGAATGGGGTACCCGCTTTCCTGATATGAGCGAACCTTATAAAAAGGAGCTGGTGGCCCGGGCCAGGGAAATTTGCAGCGAAGCAAAGATCGAGGTTCGCGAAGGGGTTTATTATGCGGTAACCGGCCCTACGTTTGAAACCCGTGCCGAATATAAAATGATTCATATTCTGGGCGCAGATGCCGTTGGGATGAGCACCGTACAGGAAACTATTGTGGCCAATCATATGGGGCTGGAGGTTTTTGCAGTAAGTATTATTACCGACCTCGGTATCCGCGATGAAGAAAATACGATCACGCATGAAGAAGTACTGGAGGCTGCAAGGCAGGCAGAACCCAAGCTGGCGCATTTATTTACTCAAATGGTGGCGCGGGCATAA
- a CDS encoding putative porin: protein MKFYLILFFVLLGVGAAAQDPLGNMGNRFRGIKNAGSGNDSLAKRNKFEDSLTISYRYLDTLRNYKLDSSINDLTRYYPMPAEYNYLGNFGSAAQSYLFAPGMKSGWDPGLHAYDIYKYTVDKARFFTTTRPYSELNYLLGTRSEQFIHVLHTQNIKPNWNIHFEYQLLNSPGTFQNQKTAHNNYLVTNWVQSTNKRYNNYIIIVANKLQSSENGGIRDRGLMDSAIYTQRDFIPVKLGGGAGYSANFFSTNVSTGNKYTDLHLLMRQQYDFGRKDSLVTDSSVVKLFFPRVRLEHTIEYSKYSFQFTDNSAAPSFYQQYNMFVDTGAAYHKQDNWKELINDFSIYTYPDAKNTQQFLKLGASVQNLSGLFDTIPRQSELEPFGYRQSETYYNVFGHAEYRNRTKNKKWDMTAYGKLYFVGLNAGDYEAGASIESLLGQKIGNLTLGGQNTNRSPDFIMTYANSSFNYMKAATPDLKKENITHLYADIYQPLLQLRLTGHYYLMTNYTYYTDFYKINQYNAPFNVVQIGLNKVFGVGRTKQWKWRSEVYFQQVLGGAPLHIPTIYTRNRLGYEGNLGYPKLNLAMGFEVNYRTNYKGDNYSPLSGQFFYQDAVTVPYQLPNIAAYLNFRINAFKAFLRAENLNTFHNLNGNWGFTNNNYAAYNYPYPGLLIRFGIFWGFVN, encoded by the coding sequence ATGAAATTTTACCTTATTTTATTTTTTGTTCTTTTAGGAGTTGGCGCAGCCGCTCAGGATCCGCTTGGAAATATGGGCAACCGCTTCCGCGGAATTAAAAATGCGGGATCGGGAAATGACAGCCTGGCTAAAAGGAACAAGTTTGAAGATTCGCTTACGATCAGTTATCGTTATTTGGATACGCTGCGGAACTATAAGCTGGATTCGTCGATCAATGATCTTACCCGCTATTATCCTATGCCGGCCGAATATAATTATCTGGGCAACTTCGGCTCCGCCGCACAATCCTATTTATTTGCACCAGGCATGAAATCGGGCTGGGACCCCGGCCTGCATGCCTATGATATTTACAAATACACGGTAGATAAAGCCCGGTTTTTTACGACCACGAGGCCCTATTCGGAGCTGAACTATTTGCTGGGCACCCGTTCCGAACAGTTTATTCATGTTCTGCATACCCAAAATATAAAACCGAACTGGAACATTCATTTTGAATACCAGTTGCTCAATTCGCCGGGAACTTTCCAGAACCAGAAAACGGCGCATAATAATTACCTGGTCACCAACTGGGTGCAGTCTACCAACAAGCGTTACAATAACTATATCATTATTGTTGCCAACAAATTGCAGTCTTCTGAAAATGGCGGTATCAGGGATCGGGGCCTGATGGACAGTGCCATCTATACCCAGCGCGATTTTATTCCGGTGAAACTGGGGGGCGGCGCGGGCTATTCCGCCAATTTCTTCAGCACCAATGTTTCCACGGGAAATAAATATACCGATCTGCATCTGCTGATGCGACAACAATACGACTTTGGAAGAAAGGATTCGCTGGTAACGGATAGCTCTGTTGTTAAATTATTTTTTCCAAGAGTACGGCTGGAACACACAATAGAATATAGTAAATACAGTTTTCAGTTTACTGATAATAGCGCTGCTCCTTCTTTTTACCAGCAATACAATATGTTTGTGGACACGGGTGCTGCGTACCATAAACAGGATAACTGGAAGGAGCTGATTAATGACTTTTCTATTTATACTTATCCCGATGCCAAAAATACCCAGCAGTTCCTGAAGTTGGGTGCCAGCGTGCAAAATCTCTCGGGCTTATTTGATACGATACCCCGGCAATCTGAGCTGGAGCCATTTGGTTACCGCCAATCGGAAACCTATTATAATGTTTTTGGACATGCAGAATACCGGAACCGTACCAAGAATAAAAAATGGGATATGACGGCCTATGGCAAGCTCTATTTTGTGGGGCTCAACGCGGGTGATTATGAGGCCGGAGCCAGCATTGAAAGCCTGCTGGGACAAAAGATCGGTAATCTGACCCTTGGAGGACAGAATACCAACCGGTCTCCGGATTTTATTATGACTTATGCCAACAGCAGCTTTAACTATATGAAAGCGGCAACACCCGATCTGAAAAAAGAAAATATCACCCATTTATATGCAGATATCTATCAGCCGCTGCTGCAATTGCGGTTAACCGGGCATTATTACCTGATGACCAACTACACTTATTATACCGATTTTTATAAAATAAATCAATACAACGCGCCATTCAACGTAGTGCAGATCGGGCTAAATAAAGTATTTGGAGTAGGCAGAACCAAACAATGGAAGTGGCGGTCCGAAGTGTATTTTCAGCAAGTGCTGGGTGGGGCCCCGTTGCATATTCCCACTATTTATACCCGCAACCGGTTGGGCTACGAGGGCAACCTGGGTTACCCGAAATTAAACCTGGCTATGGGGTTTGAGGTCAACTACCGGACCAATTATAAAGGCGATAATTACTCGCCCCTTTCAGGACAATTCTTTTACCAGGACGCCGTTACGGTGCCCTACCAGCTACCCAATATTGCGGCCTATCTTAATTTCCGTATCAACGCCTTTAAAGCCTTTTTACGCGCGGAAAACCTCAATACGTTTCATAACTTAAATGGCAACTGGGGCTTTACAAATAATAACTACGCAGCGTACAACTATCCTTACCCCGGATTGCTGATACGGTTTGGGATCTTTTGGGGGTTTGTGAACTAG
- a CDS encoding TlpA family protein disulfide reductase yields the protein MKFLCIFFLLIVNLSVLHSQEMITPFPAPDFELQSQNGTPVHLSDFKGKTVLLNFWASWCAPCRETNKKLAKLYNQFKSDAFVIINISEDTSQVKWKKAVVNDKMKWLQLIDFTDWNRSAARRWNASQLPASFLINRYGMVIASDAAYLLTDDPEGFKSALQNLSTQ from the coding sequence ATGAAATTCCTTTGCATTTTTTTTCTTTTGATAGTAAACCTATCGGTGCTACACTCCCAGGAAATGATCACGCCCTTTCCGGCGCCTGATTTTGAGCTGCAATCACAAAACGGGACCCCTGTTCATCTTTCGGATTTTAAAGGGAAAACGGTGCTGCTTAATTTTTGGGCCAGTTGGTGCGCGCCCTGCCGCGAAACAAATAAAAAACTGGCAAAGCTTTACAACCAGTTCAAAAGTGACGCGTTCGTAATCATAAATATTTCAGAAGACACCAGCCAGGTAAAATGGAAAAAGGCTGTGGTGAATGATAAGATGAAATGGCTGCAGTTGATTGATTTTACCGACTGGAACCGAAGCGCAGCCCGTCGCTGGAACGCGTCGCAACTGCCGGCTTCTTTTTTGATCAACCGTTACGGAATGGTGATTGCATCAGACGCAGCGTATTTGCTCACAGATGACCCGGAAGGGTTTAAATCAGCATTGCAAAACTTATCCACTCAATAA
- a CDS encoding PepSY-associated TM helix domain-containing protein, producing MAKGNARKFINDIHLWLGLGSGIVLFLVCLSGTIYTFRTEIEERLNREVYFVKDYQGKQALSLDSLLATVEKSTQNKISAVTIPSNAEKAWSFSAKPKGKEGGRGKTILVNPYTGTIAGDTQTGSSRFFMTVMKMHRWLLMEQGTGRIIVGVATVIFALMLLSGIILWLPRRFRYWKQGLTILFRGKWKRINHDLHNTLGFYAFIFLLIMALTGLCWSFEGYRSGASKILGAEIFGSKKEKPVQAANSAGMMLSPDAALKIAAGQLNYAGVTRLGFPEAKTVTFTVSKNNSNAWNTAAADKLVIDAYSGSILKKEAFASKTTGQKIAASIRSIHTGEIYGMFSKIIYFICCLIATSLPVTGTFIWINKMKKKKPGPSKIPAAITQTIAVQ from the coding sequence ATGGCAAAAGGGAACGCACGAAAATTTATCAACGATATTCATTTGTGGTTGGGCCTGGGAAGCGGCATCGTTCTTTTCCTGGTTTGCCTGTCGGGCACGATCTATACCTTTCGGACAGAGATTGAAGAGCGTTTGAACCGGGAAGTCTATTTTGTAAAAGACTACCAGGGAAAACAGGCGCTTTCGCTGGACAGCTTGCTGGCTACGGTCGAAAAATCAACCCAAAATAAAATATCCGCGGTTACCATTCCCTCCAACGCGGAAAAAGCCTGGTCTTTTTCCGCAAAACCGAAGGGGAAGGAAGGCGGACGCGGAAAAACAATACTGGTGAATCCTTATACCGGAACTATTGCAGGCGATACACAGACCGGCAGCAGCCGTTTTTTTATGACGGTTATGAAAATGCACCGGTGGCTGTTGATGGAGCAGGGGACGGGGCGCATAATTGTTGGGGTAGCTACTGTTATTTTTGCTTTGATGTTGCTTTCCGGTATTATTCTCTGGTTGCCCCGCCGGTTTCGCTACTGGAAGCAGGGATTGACGATCCTGTTCCGTGGCAAATGGAAACGGATCAACCATGACCTGCATAACACGCTTGGATTTTATGCTTTTATTTTTTTATTGATCATGGCCCTGACGGGATTATGCTGGTCGTTTGAGGGATACCGGTCGGGCGCCTCAAAAATACTGGGTGCAGAAATATTCGGATCAAAAAAAGAAAAACCAGTACAAGCTGCAAACAGCGCCGGCATGATGCTCTCGCCGGATGCTGCGCTTAAGATTGCGGCAGGGCAATTGAACTATGCCGGCGTCACACGTCTGGGTTTTCCCGAGGCAAAAACGGTAACCTTTACAGTTTCAAAAAATAATTCAAATGCCTGGAACACCGCAGCGGCTGATAAACTGGTGATTGATGCCTACAGCGGCAGCATTTTAAAAAAGGAGGCATTTGCTTCAAAAACTACCGGTCAGAAAATTGCTGCAAGTATCCGTTCTATTCATACCGGGGAGATTTATGGGATGTTCTCAAAAATTATTTATTTTATCTGTTGTTTAATTGCTACCAGCCTGCCGGTAACAGGCACGTTTATATGGATCAATAAGATGAAAAAGAAAAAACCAGGACCTTCCAAAATACCTGCTGCCATTACGCAAACGATTGCGGTTCAGTAG
- a CDS encoding LacI family DNA-binding transcriptional regulator, producing MEAINLKKLASLLQLSISTVSKALRDSHEISADTKKRVMDLARELNYEPNPYAGSLRKFKSKTIAVVLPDIINNFFIFAIKGIQEAAYLKGYHVLIYITNENPEYEKEVVRQFANGRVDGLIISLTSPFDKTEHISALEDKGLPIVFFDRVSQNFEHTLITTNNYESAYKGTTLLIKQGCKRIAHCQVSDKISIGIDRLNGYKKALQDMGIELDPEWILSSNKDIDYDTDLIERALTRKNGPDALFTSVETHALIAYDICRKHKIDIPKKIKLLSFSNLPTAHLMQPSLSTITQPAYEMGRAAAEQLILALEKPARFKPERIQMDSILYERESTR from the coding sequence ATGGAAGCGATTAATTTAAAGAAACTGGCGTCCCTTTTACAACTGTCTATCAGCACTGTTTCAAAAGCGCTGCGCGACAGTCATGAGATCAGCGCGGACACTAAGAAGCGGGTGATGGACCTGGCAAGGGAGCTCAACTATGAACCGAATCCCTATGCAGGCAGCCTGCGCAAATTTAAGAGCAAAACAATAGCGGTTGTTTTACCGGATATCATCAATAACTTTTTCATTTTTGCCATAAAAGGAATACAGGAAGCTGCTTACCTCAAGGGGTATCATGTGTTGATCTATATCACTAATGAAAATCCGGAATATGAAAAAGAAGTAGTGCGCCAGTTTGCGAATGGAAGAGTGGACGGGCTTATTATTTCGTTAACGAGCCCGTTTGATAAGACCGAGCATATCAGCGCATTGGAAGATAAAGGGCTTCCGATTGTTTTTTTTGACCGGGTGAGCCAGAATTTTGAGCATACGCTTATTACCACCAATAATTATGAAAGCGCTTATAAGGGAACAACCTTATTGATTAAGCAGGGATGCAAAAGAATTGCCCACTGCCAGGTTTCTGATAAAATATCTATTGGTATTGATCGCTTAAACGGGTATAAAAAGGCATTGCAGGATATGGGGATAGAGCTGGACCCCGAATGGATTCTTTCGAGCAATAAAGATATCGACTATGATACCGACCTGATCGAAAGAGCGCTTACCCGCAAAAACGGGCCCGACGCGCTTTTCACTTCTGTAGAAACCCACGCGCTCATCGCGTATGATATCTGCCGGAAACATAAGATCGATATTCCCAAAAAAATAAAATTATTAAGTTTCAGTAATCTGCCTACCGCCCATTTAATGCAACCTTCGCTATCCACCATCACACAGCCTGCTTACGAAATGGGCAGGGCCGCTGCGGAACAATTGATCCTGGCGCTGGAAAAGCCTGCGCGCTTTAAGCCTGAACGGATCCAGATGGATTCGATATTATATGAGCGGGAATCGACCCGTTAA